Proteins encoded by one window of Pelmatolapia mariae isolate MD_Pm_ZW linkage group LG14, Pm_UMD_F_2, whole genome shotgun sequence:
- the stard10 gene encoding START domain-containing protein 10 yields the protein MSGQTVTIPDDQAFASFKAECLYEEGWNMTYNKGVVTVWTQSLEEGKSIHKIKCRMVCKDVSAETMYDVLHDIEYRKKWDTNVIETFDIGKLTVNADVGYYSWKCPKPLRNRDVITLRSWLPIGKDYIIMNYSIKHAKYPPKKDMVRAVSIQTGYMIQSQGPNNCTLTYMAQVDPRGSLPKWVVNKSSHFLAPCAMKKICKACVKYPEWKQRHNPAFKPWLYPEQTTLPSIPLSELSIQRAESLENIDESSLAEAHEREDSD from the exons ATGTCTGGACAGACTGTGACAATCCCGGACGACCAGGCGTTTGCCAGCTTCAAGGCCGAGTGTCTGTACGAAGAGGGCTGGAATATGACCTACAACAAAGGGGTCGTCACTGTGTGGACCCAGTCTCTGGAGGAGGGGAAGTCCATCCACAAAATTAAG TGTCGGATGGTGTGCAAGGATGTGTCAGCTGAGACCATGTATGACGTTCTCCATGACATTGAATACAGAAAGAAGTGGGACACAAATGTCATTGAGACCTTCGATATTGGGAAGCTTACGGTCAATGCGGATGTTGGTTACTACTCAT GGAAGTGCCCAAAGCCACTTCGGAACCGTGACGTCATCACGCTCCGCTCCTGGCTGCCGATAGGAAAAGATTACATCATCATGAACTACTCTATCAAACATGCC AAATACCCACCTAAAAAAGACATGGTACGTGCAGTTTCCATTCAGACTGGCTACATGATCCAGAGCCAGGGACCTAATAACTGTACCCTCACTTACATGGCCCAGGTGGATCCACGAG GTTCGCTACCCAAGTGGGTTGTCAACAAGTCTTCCCACTTCCTTGCTCCATGC GCCATGAAGAAGATCTGCAAAGCCTGTGTGAAGTATCCAGAGTGGAAGCAGAGACATAACCCTGCCTTCAAGCCGTGGCTTTACCCAGAACAGACTACATTGCCCAGCATCCCGCTCTCTGAGCTCAGCATCCAGCGGGCAGAGAGCCTGGAGAATATTGATGAGAGCTCCCTGGCTGAGGCCCATGAAAGAGAAGACAgcgactga